The following are encoded together in the Lactuca sativa cultivar Salinas chromosome 1, Lsat_Salinas_v11, whole genome shotgun sequence genome:
- the LOC111885974 gene encoding ion channel CASTOR isoform X2 yields the protein MDSNESSPPSVSRDWFFPSPSPSFTQPSSSSHRHHLHTPPSRRFSTYPKPSNPSAAGPALRTTSSSSAASSHRDLKYAGFSRRTNFSRRYQRSITPEVDAPSVVPQIPQKCDVSNDKTSTPDKFIDLVGGRLKLRWQMAFLVALLITTFSSLLHKNFSLHNQSNDLQAQIMKLNGRLQLCNLLEPIDIDDLDSQDSIDLPNKRLKNMALAISVTLLSIPFLFLKYVEYISKSRSPDNLKEEASLNKQLAYKVDVFLSVRPYSKPLALLVATLLLIGVGGLALFGVTDDCLADCLWLSWTYVADSGNHANSEGLGPRLVSVSISFGGMLIFAMMLGLVTDAISEKFDSLRKGRSEVVKKDHTLILGWSDKLGSLLNQLAIANESLGGGIVVVMAERDKEEMESDIAKMEFDFRETSVICRSGSPLILADLKKVSVSKARAIIVLAEDGNADQSDARALRTVLSLTGVKEGLQGHIVVELGDLDNEVLVKLVGGDLVETVVAHDVIGRLMIQCARQPGLAQVWEDILGFENCEFYIKRWPELDGMQFEDVLISFPHAIPCGIKSVSCGGKIILNPDESYVLQEGDEVLVIAEDDDTYAPVALPNVKEAPFIHITRPTRKPQKILLCGWRRDIDDMIVVLDAFLAPGSELWMFNEVFEGVREKKLIDGGLDIERLMNITLVHREGNAVIRRHLESLPLESFDSILILADESVEDSAIQADSRSLATLLLIRDIQAKRLPYREAKASSHGRKGSFSQGSWIGEMQQASDKSVIISEILDPRTKNLLSMSRISDYVLSNELVSMALAMVAEDRQINDVLEELFAEEGNEMHIRQADLYIKEGEELSFYEILLRARQRREIVIGYRLGNVEKAVINPPGKMEKRKWSLKDVFIVIAEKE from the exons ATGGACTCAAACGAGTCATCGCCACCGTCTGTCAGCCGAGACTGGTTCTTCCCCTCCCCCTCCCCCTCCTTCACCCAACCCTCCTCCTCCTCTCATCGTCATCATCTTCACACACCTCCTTCCCGAAGGTTCTCTACCTATCCTAAACCTTCTAATCCCTCTGCTGCCGGCCCTGCCTTGCGTACCACATCATCGTCTTCCGCCGCTTCCTCTCATCGTGATCTCAAGTATGCAGGATTCTCACGCCGTACTAATTTCTCTCGACGGTACCAAAGATCTATCACGCCTGAAGTCGATGCTCCGTCAGTTGTACCTCAAATTCCCCAGAAATGTGATGTTTCCAACGACAAAACTTCTACTCCGGATAAGTTCATTGACTTGGTTGGTGGTCGGTTGAAACTCCGGTGGCAGATGGCATTTTTAGTGGCT CTTCTGATAACCACCTTTTCTTCTTTGCTGCACAAGAATTTTTCGTTGCATAATCAGTCCAATGATCTTCAG GCCCAGATTATGAAACTCAATGGGAGATTACAACTCTGCAACTTACTAGAACCAATTGATATTGATGATCTAGACTCACAAGACAGCATTGATCTTCCCAACAAGAGATTGAAAAACATGGCATTGGCTATCTCAGTTACACTTCTTTCTATACCTTTTCTATTTCTCAAGTATGTGGAGTACATCTCTAAATCAAGATCACCCGACAATCTAAAGGAAGAGGCATCTTTAAACAAGCAGCTAGCTTATAAGGTTGATGTGTTCTTGTCAGTGCGCCCTTATTCAAAACCATTGGCATTGCTGGTTGCAACTCTTCTACTAATAGGTGTTGGTGGATTAGCACTTTTTGGCGTTACTGATGATTGCTTAGCAGATTGCCTTTGGTTATCATGGACATATGTTGCTGATTCTGGAAACCATGCCAACTCTGAGGGACTTGGTCCAAGGTTAGTTTCAGTCTCCATAAGCTTTGGTGGGATGCTTATATTTGCAATGATGCTTGGGCTCGTTACTGATGCAATATCCGAGAAGTTTGATTCTCTGAGAAAAGGAAGAAGTGAAGTTGTTAAGAAAGATCACACACTAATTCTTGGTTGGAGTGATAAATTA GGATCATTATTGAATCAACTTGCTATAGCAAATGAGAGTTTGGGTGGTGGGATTGTTGTAGTAATGGCTGAGAGAGACAAAGAAGAGATGGAATCAGACATTGCAAAGATGGAATTTGACTTTAGAGAAACATCTGTCATATGCAGAAGTGGAAGCCCTCTAATCTTAGCTGACCTAAAGAAG GTATCTGTGTCCAAAGCACGTGCAATTATCGTACTTGCTGAAGATGGAAATGCTGACCAG AGTGATGCACGAGCATTGAGAACAGTGTTAAGCCTAACAGGAGTGAAAGAAGGGCTTCAAGGACACATAGTGGTGGAGCTTGGAGATCTTGACAATGAGGTTCTTGTTAAGCTTGTTGGAGGGGATCTTGTTGAAACCGTTGTAGCACATGATGTAATTGGTCGTTTAATGATTCAATGTGCTCGCCAGCCTGGCCTTGCTcag GTGTGGGAAGATATTCTTGGGTTTGAAAACTGTGAGTTTTATATAAAAAGATGGCCTGAATTAGATGGGATGCAGTTTGAAGATGTTTTGATTAGCTTTCCACATGCCATTCCATGTGGAATAAAGTCAGTTTCATGTGGAGGAAAGATCATACTTAATCCTGATGAATCTTATGTTCTTCAAGAAGGTGATGAAGTTCTTGTTATAGCAGAAGATGATGATACATATGCTCCAGTAGCATTACCCAAT GTGAAAGAAGCACCATTCATACACATAACTCGACCAACAAGAAAGCCTCAGAAGATTCTTCTTTGTGGATGGAGGAGAGACATTGATGATATGATTGTG GTGCTGGATGCTTTTTTAGCACCAGGTTCAGAGTTATGGATGTTTAATGAAGTTTTTGAAGGTGTGAGGGAAAAAAAGCTTATTGATGGTGGTTTAGACATTGAAAGATTGATGAATATAACACTTGTTCATCGTGAAGGGAATGCTGTCATACGTCGCCACCTGGAAAGCCTTCCTTTAGAATCttttgactcg ATCTTGATTCTGGCTGATGAATCAGTAGAAGATTCAGCAATACAAGCTGATTCAAGGTCTCTTGCTACACTGCTATTAATACGTGATATCCAG GCAAAGCGTCTACCCTATAGAGAAGCGAAGGCTTCTTCTCATGGTAGAAAAGGTAGTTTTTCACAAGGTTCATGGATAGGGGAAATGCAACAAGCTTCAGATAAATCGGTTATAATTAGTGAAATCCTTGATCCAAGGACTAAAAATTTATTATCAATGTCAAGGATTAGTGATTATGTTCTATCAAATGAGCTTGTTAGTATGGCTTTAGCAATGGTTGCTGAAGATCGCCAAATAAATGATGTCCTTGAAGAACTTTTTGCTGAAGAG
- the LOC111885974 gene encoding ion channel CASTOR isoform X1, with protein MDSNESSPPSVSRDWFFPSPSPSFTQPSSSSHRHHLHTPPSRRFSTYPKPSNPSAAGPALRTTSSSSAASSHRDLKYAGFSRRTNFSRRYQRSITPEVDAPSVVPQIPQKCDVSNDKTSTPDKFIDLVGGRLKLRWQMAFLVALLITTFSSLLHKNFSLHNQSNDLQAQIMKLNGRLQLCNLLEPIDIDDLDSQDSIDLPNKRLKNMALAISVTLLSIPFLFLKYVEYISKSRSPDNLKEEASLNKQLAYKVDVFLSVRPYSKPLALLVATLLLIGVGGLALFGVTDDCLADCLWLSWTYVADSGNHANSEGLGPRLVSVSISFGGMLIFAMMLGLVTDAISEKFDSLRKGRSEVVKKDHTLILGWSDKLGSLLNQLAIANESLGGGIVVVMAERDKEEMESDIAKMEFDFRETSVICRSGSPLILADLKKVSVSKARAIIVLAEDGNADQSDARALRTVLSLTGVKEGLQGHIVVELGDLDNEVLVKLVGGDLVETVVAHDVIGRLMIQCARQPGLAQVWEDILGFENCEFYIKRWPELDGMQFEDVLISFPHAIPCGIKSVSCGGKIILNPDESYVLQEGDEVLVIAEDDDTYAPVALPNVWRGNLPKEFILPNSMEKILLCGWRRDIEDMIMVLDAFLAPGSELWMFNEVFEGVREKKLIDGGLDIERLMNITLVHREGNAVIRRHLESLPLESFDSILILADESVEDSAIQADSRSLATLLLIRDIQAKRLPYREAKASSHGRKGSFSQGSWIGEMQQASDKSVIISEILDPRTKNLLSMSRISDYVLSNELVSMALAMVAEDRQINDVLEELFAEEGNEMHIRQADLYIKEGEELSFYEILLRARQRREIVIGYRLGNVEKAVINPPGKMEKRKWSLKDVFIVIAEKE; from the exons ATGGACTCAAACGAGTCATCGCCACCGTCTGTCAGCCGAGACTGGTTCTTCCCCTCCCCCTCCCCCTCCTTCACCCAACCCTCCTCCTCCTCTCATCGTCATCATCTTCACACACCTCCTTCCCGAAGGTTCTCTACCTATCCTAAACCTTCTAATCCCTCTGCTGCCGGCCCTGCCTTGCGTACCACATCATCGTCTTCCGCCGCTTCCTCTCATCGTGATCTCAAGTATGCAGGATTCTCACGCCGTACTAATTTCTCTCGACGGTACCAAAGATCTATCACGCCTGAAGTCGATGCTCCGTCAGTTGTACCTCAAATTCCCCAGAAATGTGATGTTTCCAACGACAAAACTTCTACTCCGGATAAGTTCATTGACTTGGTTGGTGGTCGGTTGAAACTCCGGTGGCAGATGGCATTTTTAGTGGCT CTTCTGATAACCACCTTTTCTTCTTTGCTGCACAAGAATTTTTCGTTGCATAATCAGTCCAATGATCTTCAG GCCCAGATTATGAAACTCAATGGGAGATTACAACTCTGCAACTTACTAGAACCAATTGATATTGATGATCTAGACTCACAAGACAGCATTGATCTTCCCAACAAGAGATTGAAAAACATGGCATTGGCTATCTCAGTTACACTTCTTTCTATACCTTTTCTATTTCTCAAGTATGTGGAGTACATCTCTAAATCAAGATCACCCGACAATCTAAAGGAAGAGGCATCTTTAAACAAGCAGCTAGCTTATAAGGTTGATGTGTTCTTGTCAGTGCGCCCTTATTCAAAACCATTGGCATTGCTGGTTGCAACTCTTCTACTAATAGGTGTTGGTGGATTAGCACTTTTTGGCGTTACTGATGATTGCTTAGCAGATTGCCTTTGGTTATCATGGACATATGTTGCTGATTCTGGAAACCATGCCAACTCTGAGGGACTTGGTCCAAGGTTAGTTTCAGTCTCCATAAGCTTTGGTGGGATGCTTATATTTGCAATGATGCTTGGGCTCGTTACTGATGCAATATCCGAGAAGTTTGATTCTCTGAGAAAAGGAAGAAGTGAAGTTGTTAAGAAAGATCACACACTAATTCTTGGTTGGAGTGATAAATTA GGATCATTATTGAATCAACTTGCTATAGCAAATGAGAGTTTGGGTGGTGGGATTGTTGTAGTAATGGCTGAGAGAGACAAAGAAGAGATGGAATCAGACATTGCAAAGATGGAATTTGACTTTAGAGAAACATCTGTCATATGCAGAAGTGGAAGCCCTCTAATCTTAGCTGACCTAAAGAAG GTATCTGTGTCCAAAGCACGTGCAATTATCGTACTTGCTGAAGATGGAAATGCTGACCAG AGTGATGCACGAGCATTGAGAACAGTGTTAAGCCTAACAGGAGTGAAAGAAGGGCTTCAAGGACACATAGTGGTGGAGCTTGGAGATCTTGACAATGAGGTTCTTGTTAAGCTTGTTGGAGGGGATCTTGTTGAAACCGTTGTAGCACATGATGTAATTGGTCGTTTAATGATTCAATGTGCTCGCCAGCCTGGCCTTGCTcag GTGTGGGAAGATATTCTTGGGTTTGAAAACTGTGAGTTTTATATAAAAAGATGGCCTGAATTAGATGGGATGCAGTTTGAAGATGTTTTGATTAGCTTTCCACATGCCATTCCATGTGGAATAAAGTCAGTTTCATGTGGAGGAAAGATCATACTTAATCCTGATGAATCTTATGTTCTTCAAGAAGGTGATGAAGTTCTTGTTATAGCAGAAGATGATGATACATATGCTCCAGTAGCATTACCCAAT gtgtggagaggAAATCTACCTAAAGAATTCATTCTTCCAAATTCCATGGAAAAGATACTTCTGTGTGGGTGGAGAAGAGATATTGAAGATATGATTATG GTGCTGGATGCTTTTTTAGCACCAGGTTCAGAGTTATGGATGTTTAATGAAGTTTTTGAAGGTGTGAGGGAAAAAAAGCTTATTGATGGTGGTTTAGACATTGAAAGATTGATGAATATAACACTTGTTCATCGTGAAGGGAATGCTGTCATACGTCGCCACCTGGAAAGCCTTCCTTTAGAATCttttgactcg ATCTTGATTCTGGCTGATGAATCAGTAGAAGATTCAGCAATACAAGCTGATTCAAGGTCTCTTGCTACACTGCTATTAATACGTGATATCCAG GCAAAGCGTCTACCCTATAGAGAAGCGAAGGCTTCTTCTCATGGTAGAAAAGGTAGTTTTTCACAAGGTTCATGGATAGGGGAAATGCAACAAGCTTCAGATAAATCGGTTATAATTAGTGAAATCCTTGATCCAAGGACTAAAAATTTATTATCAATGTCAAGGATTAGTGATTATGTTCTATCAAATGAGCTTGTTAGTATGGCTTTAGCAATGGTTGCTGAAGATCGCCAAATAAATGATGTCCTTGAAGAACTTTTTGCTGAAGAG
- the LOC111885974 gene encoding ion channel CASTOR isoform X3, whose protein sequence is MDSNESSPPSVSRDWFFPSPSPSFTQPSSSSHRHHLHTPPSRRFSTYPKPSNPSAAGPALRTTSSSSAASSHRDLKYAGFSRRTNFSRRYQRSITPEVDAPSVVPQIPQKCDVSNDKTSTPDKFIDLVGGRLKLRWQMAFLVALLITTFSSLLHKNFSLHNQSNDLQAQIMKLNGRLQLCNLLEPIDIDDLDSQDSIDLPNKRLKNMALAISVTLLSIPFLFLKYVEYISKSRSPDNLKEEASLNKQLAYKVDVFLSVRPYSKPLALLVATLLLIGVGGLALFGVTDDCLADCLWLSWTYVADSGNHANSEGLGPRLVSVSISFGGMLIFAMMLGLVTDAISEKFDSLRKGRSEVVKKDHTLILGWSDKLGSLLNQLAIANESLGGGIVVVMAERDKEEMESDIAKMEFDFRETSVICRSGSPLILADLKKVSVSKARAIIVLAEDGNADQSDARALRTVLSLTGVKEGLQGHIVVELGDLDNEVLVKLVGGDLVETVVAHDVIGRLMIQCARQPGLAQVWEDILGFENCEFYIKRWPELDGMQFEDVLISFPHAIPCGIKSVSCGGKIILNPDESYVLQEGDEVLVIAEDDDTYAPVALPNVWRGNLPKEFILPNSMEKILLCGWRRDIEDMIMVLDAFLAPGSELWMFNEVFEGVREKKLIDGGLDIERLMNITLVHREGNAVIRRHLESLPLESFDSILILADESVEDSAIQADSRSLATLLLIRDIQGNEMHIRQADLYIKEGEELSFYEILLRARQRREIVIGYRLGNVEKAVINPPGKMEKRKWSLKDVFIVIAEKE, encoded by the exons ATGGACTCAAACGAGTCATCGCCACCGTCTGTCAGCCGAGACTGGTTCTTCCCCTCCCCCTCCCCCTCCTTCACCCAACCCTCCTCCTCCTCTCATCGTCATCATCTTCACACACCTCCTTCCCGAAGGTTCTCTACCTATCCTAAACCTTCTAATCCCTCTGCTGCCGGCCCTGCCTTGCGTACCACATCATCGTCTTCCGCCGCTTCCTCTCATCGTGATCTCAAGTATGCAGGATTCTCACGCCGTACTAATTTCTCTCGACGGTACCAAAGATCTATCACGCCTGAAGTCGATGCTCCGTCAGTTGTACCTCAAATTCCCCAGAAATGTGATGTTTCCAACGACAAAACTTCTACTCCGGATAAGTTCATTGACTTGGTTGGTGGTCGGTTGAAACTCCGGTGGCAGATGGCATTTTTAGTGGCT CTTCTGATAACCACCTTTTCTTCTTTGCTGCACAAGAATTTTTCGTTGCATAATCAGTCCAATGATCTTCAG GCCCAGATTATGAAACTCAATGGGAGATTACAACTCTGCAACTTACTAGAACCAATTGATATTGATGATCTAGACTCACAAGACAGCATTGATCTTCCCAACAAGAGATTGAAAAACATGGCATTGGCTATCTCAGTTACACTTCTTTCTATACCTTTTCTATTTCTCAAGTATGTGGAGTACATCTCTAAATCAAGATCACCCGACAATCTAAAGGAAGAGGCATCTTTAAACAAGCAGCTAGCTTATAAGGTTGATGTGTTCTTGTCAGTGCGCCCTTATTCAAAACCATTGGCATTGCTGGTTGCAACTCTTCTACTAATAGGTGTTGGTGGATTAGCACTTTTTGGCGTTACTGATGATTGCTTAGCAGATTGCCTTTGGTTATCATGGACATATGTTGCTGATTCTGGAAACCATGCCAACTCTGAGGGACTTGGTCCAAGGTTAGTTTCAGTCTCCATAAGCTTTGGTGGGATGCTTATATTTGCAATGATGCTTGGGCTCGTTACTGATGCAATATCCGAGAAGTTTGATTCTCTGAGAAAAGGAAGAAGTGAAGTTGTTAAGAAAGATCACACACTAATTCTTGGTTGGAGTGATAAATTA GGATCATTATTGAATCAACTTGCTATAGCAAATGAGAGTTTGGGTGGTGGGATTGTTGTAGTAATGGCTGAGAGAGACAAAGAAGAGATGGAATCAGACATTGCAAAGATGGAATTTGACTTTAGAGAAACATCTGTCATATGCAGAAGTGGAAGCCCTCTAATCTTAGCTGACCTAAAGAAG GTATCTGTGTCCAAAGCACGTGCAATTATCGTACTTGCTGAAGATGGAAATGCTGACCAG AGTGATGCACGAGCATTGAGAACAGTGTTAAGCCTAACAGGAGTGAAAGAAGGGCTTCAAGGACACATAGTGGTGGAGCTTGGAGATCTTGACAATGAGGTTCTTGTTAAGCTTGTTGGAGGGGATCTTGTTGAAACCGTTGTAGCACATGATGTAATTGGTCGTTTAATGATTCAATGTGCTCGCCAGCCTGGCCTTGCTcag GTGTGGGAAGATATTCTTGGGTTTGAAAACTGTGAGTTTTATATAAAAAGATGGCCTGAATTAGATGGGATGCAGTTTGAAGATGTTTTGATTAGCTTTCCACATGCCATTCCATGTGGAATAAAGTCAGTTTCATGTGGAGGAAAGATCATACTTAATCCTGATGAATCTTATGTTCTTCAAGAAGGTGATGAAGTTCTTGTTATAGCAGAAGATGATGATACATATGCTCCAGTAGCATTACCCAAT gtgtggagaggAAATCTACCTAAAGAATTCATTCTTCCAAATTCCATGGAAAAGATACTTCTGTGTGGGTGGAGAAGAGATATTGAAGATATGATTATG GTGCTGGATGCTTTTTTAGCACCAGGTTCAGAGTTATGGATGTTTAATGAAGTTTTTGAAGGTGTGAGGGAAAAAAAGCTTATTGATGGTGGTTTAGACATTGAAAGATTGATGAATATAACACTTGTTCATCGTGAAGGGAATGCTGTCATACGTCGCCACCTGGAAAGCCTTCCTTTAGAATCttttgactcg ATCTTGATTCTGGCTGATGAATCAGTAGAAGATTCAGCAATACAAGCTGATTCAAGGTCTCTTGCTACACTGCTATTAATACGTGATATCCAG